One genomic window of Desulfuromonas sp. AOP6 includes the following:
- a CDS encoding cation diffusion facilitator family transporter — protein sequence MSSARAKVTAARISIAMASGLAALKLATGLATGSMAVLSSAIDSLLDILMSGVNLFAISRAVQPADKCHPFGHGKYETLATIIQSMVIAASGGWIIYESVHRLMEGPELVHLNQGIIVLVISAIASWWVSRYLRRVAKKTDSSALEADSLHFSMDVYTNSALIVGLVVISFVNITWLDPALSILVALYILFEAVRLVRHGLRDVLDEELPEPIRREITDLIDAHRKILLDYHNLRTRRAGSQKIIDFHLTVCKHLSVEEAHAIADHLEKRIQEDIPGADVTIHIDPCQQENCPGMEACPADKTRLEDHILEETHKQKETP from the coding sequence ATGTCTTCTGCCCGTGCCAAAGTTACCGCAGCCCGTATCTCGATCGCCATGGCCAGCGGTCTGGCTGCCTTGAAGTTGGCCACCGGCCTGGCCACGGGATCGATGGCCGTACTTTCCTCGGCCATCGATTCACTTCTCGATATTCTGATGTCCGGCGTCAACCTGTTCGCCATCAGCCGCGCTGTCCAACCGGCGGACAAGTGTCATCCCTTCGGCCATGGCAAATATGAGACCCTGGCTACGATCATCCAGTCCATGGTCATAGCTGCAAGTGGGGGCTGGATCATCTATGAATCGGTCCACCGTCTCATGGAGGGGCCTGAGCTGGTCCACTTGAACCAGGGGATCATCGTACTGGTCATCAGTGCCATCGCCTCCTGGTGGGTCAGCCGTTATCTGCGGCGGGTGGCCAAGAAGACGGACTCTTCGGCTCTTGAGGCTGATTCGCTGCACTTCAGCATGGACGTCTACACAAACAGTGCCCTGATCGTGGGGCTGGTGGTGATTTCCTTCGTGAATATCACCTGGCTTGACCCGGCACTGTCCATCCTGGTGGCCCTGTATATCCTCTTTGAAGCGGTGCGTCTCGTTCGTCATGGTCTGCGCGACGTCCTCGATGAAGAATTGCCTGAGCCCATCCGCAGGGAAATTACCGACCTCATTGACGCCCACCGAAAAATTCTGCTCGACTATCACAATCTGCGTACGCGTCGGGCCGGTTCGCAGAAAATCATCGATTTTCACCTGACGGTCTGCAAGCACCTCTCCGTGGAAGAAGCCCATGCCATTGCCGACCACCTGGAGAAGCGCATCCAGGAAGACATTCCTGGAGCGGACGTTACCATTCACATCGATCCCTGCCAGCAGGAAAACTGCCCGGGGATGGAAGCCTGCCCCGCCGACAAAACCCGTCTGGAAGACCATATCCTCGAAGAGACCCACAAACAAAAAGAGACCCCCTGA
- the mutS gene encoding DNA mismatch repair protein MutS: MSSNTPMMRQYLEIKSQYPDAILFFRLGDFYEMFMEDAVTASRVLDITLTSRNKGAAEEVPLCGIPYHSSQPYIARLVENGYKVAVCEQVEDPRAAKGIVKREVVRVVTPGLIVDTDTLQPKENNYLMALVSEEDDRWGIGIIDITTGEFRVTEVDSLESVRSELASVNPREVLLPEGTAGEGLRHLLAASLQDRMVNVLPEWTLAGDRAEGLILQFFASGSLDSFGCADLPGAIRAAGAILTYLEETQRGALDHIRALSTYHTRDYMVLDDTTRRNLELTATLQGGKKGSLLGVLDRTMTAMGGRLLRQWIHHPLVDVERIRRRQQAVAELVEQSLQRHDFRVALDGVYDLERLNGKIAMGNANAKDLVALSVSLARLPVLIDGLTGLESSFLQDLRKNMDPLDDVREVIGRAIAEDPPFVLREGGLIRDGFNEPLDELRRISKEGKGWIARLEAEEKERTGISTLKVRFNKVFGYYIEVSKGQVSRVPEDYQRKQTLANAERYITPALKEYEDKVLGAEDRIVELEYDLFQQVRQQVASQGRRIQQTADALATLDVLCSLADLAHDRRYVVPQIEESLELTIIEGRHPVIEAMNLNEGFVPNDVEMHGDDNQLLIITGPNMAGKSTFMRQVALITLLAQMGSLVPASSARIGVADRIFTRVGASDNLARGQSTFMVEMTETANILNHASRRSLIILDEIGRGTSTFDGVSIAWAVAEYLHDNPQVAARTLFATHYHELTDLALTRERVRNYNIAVREWNDQIIFLRKIVAGGASHSYGIQVARLAGLPAAVISRAREVLKNLESGEFEQEGVPRLARGKQGARQKNSPDQLSLFSPGTDEIRQCLEGLDISTLTPLEALNILADLKQKVV, translated from the coding sequence ATGTCCAGTAATACTCCCATGATGCGCCAGTATCTGGAGATCAAATCCCAGTATCCCGACGCCATCCTTTTTTTTCGTCTGGGTGACTTTTACGAAATGTTCATGGAAGATGCCGTTACGGCATCCCGCGTTCTGGACATCACCCTGACCTCCCGTAACAAAGGGGCAGCCGAAGAGGTGCCTCTGTGTGGCATTCCCTATCATAGCAGCCAGCCCTACATCGCCCGTCTGGTGGAGAACGGCTACAAAGTCGCGGTCTGCGAACAGGTGGAAGATCCGCGCGCAGCCAAGGGTATTGTCAAGCGTGAAGTCGTGCGGGTGGTCACGCCGGGATTGATTGTTGACACCGACACCCTGCAGCCGAAGGAAAACAACTACCTGATGGCGCTGGTGTCCGAAGAGGATGATCGCTGGGGAATCGGTATTATCGACATCACGACGGGAGAGTTCCGGGTCACGGAAGTCGACTCCCTTGAAAGTGTGCGCAGCGAGCTTGCTTCCGTCAATCCGCGTGAAGTGCTGCTGCCCGAAGGAACCGCCGGAGAAGGGCTCCGCCATTTGCTGGCCGCCTCCCTGCAGGACCGCATGGTCAATGTCCTGCCTGAGTGGACTCTGGCCGGAGATCGAGCCGAGGGGCTCATTCTGCAGTTCTTTGCCAGCGGATCCCTTGACTCCTTCGGCTGTGCCGATCTGCCCGGTGCCATCAGGGCCGCCGGCGCCATTCTCACTTATCTGGAAGAGACTCAAAGGGGGGCGCTTGATCATATTCGGGCCCTGTCCACCTATCATACCCGCGACTATATGGTTCTCGATGACACCACCCGTCGCAACCTAGAGCTTACCGCCACTCTGCAGGGCGGCAAAAAGGGCTCCCTTCTCGGCGTCCTCGATCGCACGATGACGGCCATGGGGGGCAGGCTGTTGCGTCAATGGATTCATCATCCCCTGGTGGATGTGGAGCGGATTCGTCGACGGCAGCAGGCGGTGGCCGAACTCGTTGAACAGAGTCTGCAGCGTCACGATTTTCGGGTGGCGCTTGATGGTGTTTATGACCTGGAACGCCTGAACGGCAAGATAGCCATGGGCAACGCCAATGCCAAGGATCTGGTGGCGCTTTCCGTCTCTCTGGCCCGCTTGCCCGTCCTGATCGACGGATTGACCGGGCTGGAGAGTTCGTTTCTGCAGGATCTTCGCAAAAACATGGACCCTCTGGACGATGTCAGAGAGGTCATCGGCCGCGCCATTGCCGAGGATCCACCTTTTGTGTTGCGCGAAGGCGGCCTCATTCGGGATGGATTTAACGAACCCCTGGATGAATTGCGCCGTATCAGCAAAGAAGGCAAGGGCTGGATCGCTCGTCTGGAGGCGGAAGAGAAAGAGCGCACGGGTATCTCCACCCTCAAGGTGCGTTTCAACAAGGTCTTCGGCTACTATATCGAGGTCTCCAAAGGGCAGGTCAGCCGGGTGCCCGAGGACTATCAGCGCAAACAGACCCTGGCTAACGCCGAGCGCTACATCACGCCGGCTCTGAAGGAATATGAGGACAAAGTCCTTGGCGCCGAGGACAGGATTGTGGAGCTGGAATACGATCTTTTCCAGCAGGTCCGCCAGCAGGTCGCTTCACAGGGGCGTCGCATCCAGCAGACAGCGGATGCCCTGGCGACCCTGGATGTTCTCTGCTCACTCGCCGATCTGGCCCACGACCGCCGCTATGTGGTCCCCCAGATCGAGGAGAGCCTGGAGCTGACGATCATCGAAGGGCGTCATCCCGTTATCGAGGCCATGAATCTCAACGAGGGCTTCGTCCCCAATGACGTCGAGATGCATGGTGACGACAACCAGTTGCTCATTATCACTGGCCCCAACATGGCCGGCAAGTCAACCTTCATGCGCCAGGTCGCTCTGATCACCCTGCTGGCCCAGATGGGCAGCCTGGTGCCGGCCAGTTCCGCCCGCATCGGGGTGGCCGATCGTATCTTCACCCGGGTTGGCGCCAGCGACAATCTGGCGCGTGGGCAATCGACCTTCATGGTCGAAATGACGGAGACAGCCAATATTCTCAACCATGCCAGCCGCCGCAGCCTGATTATCCTCGATGAAATCGGTCGGGGCACCTCCACCTTCGATGGTGTCAGCATCGCCTGGGCCGTGGCCGAATACCTGCATGACAACCCTCAGGTGGCCGCCCGCACGCTTTTTGCCACCCATTATCATGAACTGACCGATCTGGCCCTGACCCGGGAGCGGGTGAGAAACTACAATATTGCCGTGCGGGAATGGAATGACCAGATCATCTTTTTGCGCAAGATCGTCGCCGGCGGCGCCAGTCACTCCTACGGCATTCAGGTCGCCCGGCTCGCCGGCCTGCCGGCAGCTGTTATCTCTCGCGCCAGAGAGGTCCTTAAAAACCTTGAGTCGGGAGAATTCGAACAGGAGGGCGTCCCCCGCCTGGCCCGGGGAAAGCAGGGTGCTCGCCAAAAAAACAGCCCCGATCAGCTGTCTCTGTTCAGCCCAGGCACAGACGAAATCCGCCAGTGCCTGGAGGGTCTCGATATCTCCACGCTGACGCCGCTGGAAGCTTTGAATATTCTGGCCGACTTGAAACAGAAGGTGGTGTGA
- a CDS encoding N-acetylmuramoyl-L-alanine amidase, protein MVLFRKILIVCFCLLTVHPALAQDAENDYHQAKANYQKLLDSRQKQLYRDSWVRVRDQFVAVKEKYPRHSRAADSLYMAGKTTEGLYRVSLVAADAREAVAFYDDLATLYPESSLADDGLYLSGSILAEVLAESAQAYLRFARLIERYPQGDMVDKARPRVRELARYATSTPQAPAAAPPPSEDGLRQLTGIRFWSSPDTTRIVIDLEASANYVVNQLRGDPKKQTSPRIYIDILGASPSLALGDTLNVNDGLLRQIRTGVPAQGTVRVVLDLTSLKDYKVFSLDDPFRIVIDVEADRQTEITATKPVVSALPSSAQDGIAGILERTPEDKPLQLHIPQASSGHAMRRIVIDPGHGGKDPGAIGPSGVLEKDIVLKLAKALKARLENDLGVEVLLTRDRDIFIPLEERTAFANKVGADLFISLHANASPSRQAYGIETYYLNFSKNDKAAALAARENGTSLKEVGDLELILFDLMANAKINESSRLAAEIQNSLVNVLSKNYSKVKDLGVRQGPFYVLLGATMPSVLVETAFISNKMEETRLLSDKYRDRAVAAISQGVLNYTRSLKIMASN, encoded by the coding sequence ATGGTCCTTTTCCGAAAAATTCTTATAGTCTGCTTCTGCCTGTTGACCGTTCATCCCGCTCTGGCCCAGGACGCTGAAAACGACTACCACCAAGCCAAAGCCAACTATCAGAAGCTGCTCGATTCCCGCCAGAAACAGCTTTATCGTGATAGCTGGGTTCGGGTCCGTGATCAGTTTGTGGCGGTTAAAGAGAAATACCCGCGTCATTCCCGCGCCGCCGACAGTCTCTACATGGCCGGCAAGACCACGGAGGGACTCTATCGTGTATCCCTGGTGGCCGCCGATGCCAGGGAGGCCGTCGCCTTTTACGATGATCTGGCGACCCTCTACCCTGAAAGCTCCCTCGCCGACGATGGTCTGTATCTGTCCGGAAGTATTCTGGCCGAGGTGCTGGCGGAAAGCGCTCAAGCCTATCTTCGGTTCGCCCGGCTCATCGAGCGTTATCCCCAGGGCGATATGGTTGACAAAGCCCGTCCCAGGGTCAGGGAACTGGCTCGCTATGCGACAAGTACCCCACAGGCACCCGCGGCCGCGCCACCGCCGTCAGAAGATGGCCTCCGCCAATTGACAGGCATCCGCTTCTGGTCCAGCCCCGATACGACCCGAATCGTCATCGATCTGGAGGCATCGGCCAATTACGTGGTCAACCAGTTGCGCGGCGACCCCAAAAAGCAGACGTCGCCGCGCATCTATATTGATATTCTGGGCGCCAGTCCCTCGCTGGCTCTTGGCGACACCCTGAACGTCAATGACGGCCTGCTGCGGCAGATCCGTACCGGTGTCCCTGCCCAGGGCACGGTTCGTGTCGTTCTCGATCTCACCAGCCTTAAAGATTACAAGGTTTTCTCCCTGGACGATCCTTTCCGGATCGTGATCGATGTCGAGGCCGACCGCCAGACCGAAATCACGGCCACCAAGCCGGTGGTCTCCGCGCTGCCGTCTTCTGCCCAGGACGGCATCGCCGGCATCCTTGAGCGGACACCAGAGGACAAGCCTCTTCAGCTTCATATTCCCCAGGCCTCCTCCGGCCATGCGATGCGGCGCATCGTAATTGATCCAGGACATGGCGGCAAGGACCCTGGGGCCATCGGTCCCTCCGGCGTTCTTGAAAAAGATATTGTCCTTAAGCTGGCCAAGGCTCTCAAAGCCCGCCTCGAAAACGATCTCGGCGTCGAAGTGCTTTTGACCCGCGACCGGGATATTTTCATACCCCTCGAAGAACGAACGGCTTTTGCGAACAAGGTGGGCGCCGATCTGTTCATCTCTCTGCACGCCAATGCCAGTCCCAGTCGACAGGCGTATGGCATCGAGACGTACTATCTTAACTTTTCCAAAAACGATAAAGCAGCTGCTCTGGCTGCCCGGGAAAATGGCACCTCATTGAAAGAGGTCGGAGATCTGGAACTGATCCTTTTCGACCTGATGGCCAATGCCAAAATCAATGAATCGAGTCGCCTGGCTGCGGAGATCCAGAATTCCCTTGTGAACGTGCTCTCCAAAAACTACAGCAAAGTCAAGGATCTTGGCGTCAGACAGGGGCCATTTTATGTTCTGTTGGGGGCCACCATGCCCTCCGTTCTGGTGGAGACCGCCTTTATCAGCAACAAGATGGAAGAGACCCGCCTTCTCAGTGACAAATACCGGGATCGCGCCGTGGCCGCCATCTCCCAGGGTGTGCTCAACTATACCCGTTCCCTTAAAATTATGGCCTCGAACTGA
- the glnD gene encoding [protein-PII] uridylyltransferase, with protein MKTEHFFTPELLTNSSIPYEKRRTLLLEASRRYLDYHQARIQAKHYAGASGTSVVGSLTSMIDTLIRNLYRSVSADVPESQFGACTLVALGGYGRAELNPRSDIDLMFFYTGKDKDFAEKISERMLYLLWDLGLDVGYSVRTDADCLQMADKDITARTALLDSRYIVGDEDLYQDYTRKVLAVVVARNTGEFIRQKLEENDRRLKKYGSSVYLLEPNVKEGEGGLRDLHASLWIARVKFKARNLRELIIKGVLTEREGEEYEAALDYLWRLRNHLHYLSSRKNEQMQFDKQEKLAQFFGYRDSRQGLAVEQFMQDYYSHATRIEHIASSLIAKATQQDDPGSRILGYLTRRVVDEGFYILRGELRLSDDSLFERDPAAMMKAFLLSQRHGVPLNISLKGMIRDNLRRLNDKVRRSRAINEMFLEILRSPKGVAETLRDMHHLQFLNRFIPEFGRIYCKVQHDAYHIYTVDIHTLFAVEEVTKVWQGVYREKKPVLTQVANEIEKRELLLLAVLFHDIGKGEGKDHCNKGADMIPTIARRLGLNREDSRRLEFLVRNHLKMAHISQRRDLHDDRLIVDFARSMGMSENLRMLYLLTFADIKAVGPDVWSEWKGFLLQELYEKAYMVLERGDFQLEKRSEKVRNRKRKILALLQDDYDPKAIRDALKTMSTRYLLSYRSADIAAHLRLSFSRRDRALAMQVEHVPEQEHSQVTIATLDVPGLFSKITGVMAANNINILGAQINTRSNGIVLDVLQVRSSAGTIIADEAKWRHVEEDLAAVLEGRVKVDTLVSKMQRPSFLTEKARPRIPTRVEIDNQAAQEYTVIDIYTHDKVGLLYDITKTLKELGLYIGVAKISTKVDQAGDTFYVQDIFSQKILQEDKVAEIREKLLLSLDGEYPPETARQ; from the coding sequence GTGAAAACAGAGCATTTTTTTACTCCTGAACTGCTGACCAACTCCTCCATCCCCTATGAAAAGAGGCGGACTCTTCTTCTGGAGGCGTCCCGTCGCTATCTCGATTATCATCAAGCCAGGATTCAGGCCAAGCACTACGCGGGAGCTTCCGGCACCTCGGTGGTCGGGAGTCTGACCTCCATGATCGACACCCTCATTCGCAATCTTTATCGCAGTGTCTCAGCGGACGTCCCGGAGAGCCAATTCGGAGCCTGCACCCTGGTGGCCTTGGGTGGCTATGGTCGAGCCGAGCTCAACCCCCGCTCGGATATTGACCTGATGTTCTTTTACACGGGCAAAGACAAGGATTTTGCCGAAAAGATTTCCGAAAGAATGCTCTATCTGCTCTGGGATCTGGGCCTGGACGTCGGTTACAGCGTTCGGACCGATGCCGACTGCCTGCAGATGGCTGACAAGGATATCACCGCCCGCACGGCCTTGCTTGACTCTCGCTACATCGTCGGGGACGAGGATCTTTACCAGGATTACACGCGAAAGGTGCTTGCCGTCGTTGTCGCCCGCAATACGGGAGAATTCATCCGGCAGAAGCTGGAAGAGAACGACCGCAGGCTTAAAAAGTATGGTTCTTCCGTTTATCTCCTGGAGCCGAATGTCAAGGAGGGGGAGGGAGGCCTGCGGGATCTCCATGCCTCCCTGTGGATCGCGCGTGTCAAGTTCAAGGCCCGCAATCTGCGGGAGCTCATCATCAAGGGCGTTCTGACCGAGCGGGAAGGGGAGGAGTATGAAGCCGCCCTCGACTATCTGTGGCGCCTGCGTAATCACCTGCATTACCTCTCCAGCCGTAAAAACGAGCAGATGCAGTTCGACAAACAGGAAAAACTGGCCCAGTTCTTCGGGTATCGTGACAGTCGGCAGGGGCTGGCCGTCGAGCAGTTCATGCAGGACTATTATTCTCATGCCACCCGCATTGAGCACATCGCCTCCTCCCTTATCGCCAAGGCGACGCAACAGGATGATCCCGGTTCCCGCATCCTGGGCTATCTGACCCGCCGTGTGGTCGATGAGGGCTTCTATATTCTGCGCGGCGAATTGCGGCTGAGCGATGATAGCCTTTTCGAGCGTGACCCTGCCGCCATGATGAAGGCTTTTTTGCTGTCGCAACGGCATGGTGTTCCTCTCAACATCTCCCTCAAGGGGATGATCCGCGACAACCTGCGCCGGCTCAACGACAAGGTGCGGCGTTCCCGTGCCATTAATGAGATGTTTCTGGAAATACTCCGCAGTCCCAAGGGGGTGGCGGAAACGCTGCGGGATATGCACCACCTGCAGTTTCTCAACCGCTTTATTCCCGAGTTCGGTCGCATCTACTGCAAGGTTCAGCACGATGCCTATCACATCTATACAGTTGATATCCATACGCTTTTTGCCGTCGAAGAGGTGACCAAGGTCTGGCAGGGGGTGTACCGGGAGAAGAAACCGGTTCTCACCCAGGTGGCCAACGAAATAGAGAAGCGAGAGCTTCTGCTGCTGGCCGTGCTCTTTCACGACATTGGCAAAGGGGAAGGGAAAGATCACTGCAACAAGGGCGCCGATATGATCCCGACCATTGCCCGGCGCCTGGGGCTGAACCGCGAGGACAGCCGCCGTCTTGAATTCCTGGTGCGCAACCATTTGAAAATGGCTCACATTTCCCAGCGCCGGGATTTACACGACGACCGTCTTATCGTCGACTTCGCCCGCAGCATGGGGATGAGCGAAAATCTGCGCATGCTCTACCTGTTGACCTTTGCCGATATCAAGGCCGTCGGCCCGGATGTCTGGTCCGAATGGAAGGGATTTCTGCTGCAGGAGCTCTACGAAAAAGCGTACATGGTTTTGGAAAGAGGGGACTTTCAGCTGGAAAAACGCTCGGAAAAGGTGCGTAACCGCAAACGCAAAATACTGGCCCTGCTCCAGGACGACTATGACCCCAAGGCCATAAGAGATGCTCTGAAAACCATGAGTACCCGCTATCTGCTGTCTTACCGCTCCGCGGACATCGCGGCGCATCTGCGCCTCTCCTTCAGCCGTCGGGACAGAGCGCTGGCCATGCAGGTGGAGCATGTTCCCGAGCAGGAACACAGTCAGGTGACAATCGCCACCCTCGACGTTCCCGGCCTTTTTTCCAAGATTACCGGAGTTATGGCCGCCAATAACATCAACATTCTCGGCGCCCAGATCAACACCCGCAGCAACGGTATCGTCCTCGACGTTCTGCAGGTGCGCAGTTCGGCAGGCACAATCATCGCCGATGAAGCCAAATGGCGTCATGTGGAGGAAGATCTGGCGGCGGTGCTCGAAGGGCGGGTGAAGGTCGATACCCTGGTGAGCAAGATGCAGCGTCCCAGCTTTTTGACGGAAAAAGCCCGCCCCCGCATTCCGACCCGGGTAGAAATTGATAACCAGGCCGCGCAGGAATACACGGTCATCGACATCTATACCCATGATAAGGTCGGTCTGCTGTATGATATCACCAAGACTCTGAAAGAACTGGGATTGTATATCGGCGTCGCCAAGATTTCCACCAAGGTCGATCAGGCCGGAGACACCTTTTACGTGCAGGATATCTTCAGCCAGAAAATTCTGCAGGAAGACAAGGTCGCCGAAATCCGGGAAAAACTTCTTCTAAGTCTTGACGGTGAGTATCCGCCGGAAACGGCTCGACAATGA
- the xerD gene encoding site-specific tyrosine recombinase XerD has protein sequence MEQSVDLFLSYLSVERGLAANTLEAYGRDLARYVDFLEREGVREADGVSPPMVLRFLARLKEEGLSARSRARGLVSVRMFHKFLLSEGLASLNPTSQVEAPRSLQSLPHTLSPREVERLLAAPLGEEPLALRDRAMLEILYATGLRVSELVGLTLADLQLQVGYLMTLGKRSKQRIVPLGETAIAELRRYLSLGRPFLDKDEKSPFVFLNRFGKGLTRQGFWKIIKRRAREAGITKNIMPHTLRHSFATHLLENGADLRSVQTMLGHADISTTQIYTHVTRERIKKIHEQFHPRG, from the coding sequence ATGGAACAAAGCGTCGATCTTTTTCTCAGTTACCTGTCGGTAGAACGTGGTCTGGCCGCCAACACGCTGGAGGCCTACGGCCGGGACCTGGCCCGCTATGTCGATTTTCTCGAAAGGGAAGGGGTCCGCGAGGCAGACGGCGTGTCGCCGCCTATGGTTCTGCGGTTTCTGGCCCGTCTTAAGGAAGAAGGGCTTTCTGCGCGCAGTCGGGCCCGCGGCCTGGTTTCGGTCCGCATGTTCCATAAGTTTTTGCTGTCCGAAGGTCTGGCCAGCCTTAACCCGACATCCCAGGTGGAAGCTCCCCGCAGCTTGCAGTCTCTTCCCCACACCCTCAGCCCCCGCGAAGTTGAAAGACTACTGGCGGCGCCCCTTGGGGAAGAACCACTGGCCCTGCGCGATAGGGCCATGCTTGAAATCCTCTACGCCACCGGTCTGCGGGTGTCTGAGCTGGTCGGCTTGACCCTGGCCGATCTCCAGCTGCAAGTGGGTTATCTGATGACGCTCGGCAAGCGCAGCAAACAGCGCATTGTCCCCCTGGGAGAAACCGCCATCGCTGAACTGCGACGCTATCTCAGCCTGGGGCGCCCCTTTCTGGACAAGGACGAAAAAAGCCCCTTTGTTTTCCTCAACCGGTTCGGGAAGGGGTTGACACGTCAGGGCTTCTGGAAGATTATAAAGCGCCGTGCGCGGGAGGCGGGAATTACCAAAAATATCATGCCTCACACGCTCAGACATTCTTTTGCCACCCATCTGCTGGAAAATGGAGCGGATCTGCGCTCGGTTCAGACCATGCTTGGTCATGCCGACATTTCAACTACCCAGATCTATACCCATGTCACGAGGGAGCGTATCAAAAAGATCCACGAACAGTTCCATCCCCGGGGATGA
- a CDS encoding cofactor-independent phosphoglycerate mutase, whose product MKYVVLLGDGMADEPLEELGGKTPLEHAQTPRMDALARAGQLGMVETIPPGFHPGSDVANLSVFGYDPSRCYSGRSPLEAASMGVELGPKDVSFRCNLVTLTPHAGRIYMSDFSAGHVTTPEASELISTLQEELGDEEFQFYPGVSYRHLMVWRGGKDKLKFTPPHDISGQSIENYLPEGEGADKLIYLMNAAQLLLKNHPVNRQRGLNGQDLANSIWLWGHGRAPSLPTMAEKYGINGAVISAVDLIKGIGLYAGLDIINVPGATGYIDTNYRGKAEYALDALKTRDFVYLHVEAPDEAAHAGNLKDKIQAIEDFDREIVGRVLDGLPALGDFRVLVLPDHPTPVARMTHTADAVPFILYSSRGDCPASSQAEGYSEKAAKGSGLVVRQGHKLMDHLILERKF is encoded by the coding sequence ATGAAGTACGTCGTATTGCTCGGCGACGGTATGGCCGACGAGCCCCTGGAGGAGCTCGGCGGTAAAACCCCGCTGGAACATGCCCAGACCCCCCGAATGGATGCCCTGGCCAGGGCTGGCCAACTCGGCATGGTAGAGACGATTCCGCCGGGATTCCACCCCGGCAGCGATGTCGCTAATCTTTCCGTGTTCGGTTACGACCCGTCCCGCTGCTACAGTGGCCGTTCGCCTCTGGAAGCTGCCAGCATGGGCGTCGAGTTGGGTCCGAAGGATGTCTCCTTCCGTTGTAACCTGGTTACCCTGACTCCTCATGCCGGCCGCATCTACATGAGTGATTTTTCCGCCGGCCATGTCACCACGCCTGAGGCCTCCGAACTGATCAGCACCCTGCAGGAAGAGCTGGGCGACGAGGAGTTTCAATTCTATCCCGGTGTCTCTTACCGGCACCTCATGGTGTGGCGCGGCGGCAAGGATAAACTGAAATTCACGCCGCCCCATGATATCAGCGGCCAGAGCATTGAAAACTACCTGCCCGAAGGGGAAGGTGCCGACAAACTCATTTATCTGATGAATGCGGCCCAGCTCCTGCTCAAAAACCACCCGGTAAACCGGCAACGGGGCCTCAACGGCCAGGACCTGGCCAACTCCATCTGGCTGTGGGGACATGGCCGAGCTCCCTCTTTGCCGACCATGGCGGAAAAGTACGGCATCAACGGCGCCGTTATCTCGGCGGTGGATCTCATCAAGGGGATCGGCCTCTATGCCGGGCTTGATATCATCAACGTGCCCGGCGCCACCGGTTATATCGATACCAATTACCGGGGAAAAGCCGAATACGCTCTGGATGCCCTCAAGACGCGCGACTTCGTCTATCTGCACGTGGAAGCTCCCGATGAAGCGGCTCATGCGGGCAATCTCAAGGACAAGATTCAGGCTATCGAGGACTTTGACCGCGAGATTGTCGGCCGCGTCCTCGACGGATTACCGGCCCTGGGCGACTTCCGTGTCCTCGTGCTGCCCGACCATCCCACGCCCGTGGCCAGAATGACCCACACGGCCGATGCCGTCCCTTTTATTCTCTATTCGTCCCGGGGCGATTGTCCCGCCTCCAGTCAGGCTGAAGGGTACAGTGAAAAAGCCGCCAAGGGCAGCGGTCTGGTCGTTCGCCAGGGACACAAGCTCATGGATCATCTTATTCTGGAGCGGAAATTCTGA
- a CDS encoding ferredoxin family protein: MPKVVIDESRCKGCGLCTIACARGLITLSEKLNKMGFQPAVMTPEALEACTSCALCAQMCPDVAITIYRQVKTDGPAHKA, translated from the coding sequence GTGCCCAAAGTCGTTATAGATGAATCGCGCTGCAAAGGCTGCGGCCTCTGCACCATCGCCTGCGCCAGGGGGCTCATTACCCTGAGTGAAAAGTTGAACAAGATGGGTTTTCAACCGGCTGTCATGACTCCCGAAGCCTTGGAAGCCTGCACCTCCTGCGCCTTGTGTGCGCAGATGTGTCCCGATGTCGCCATCACCATCTACCGGCAAGTAAAAACGGATGGTCCTGCCCACAAAGCTTAG